From a single Terriglobia bacterium genomic region:
- a CDS encoding Gfo/Idh/MocA family oxidoreductase: MAEKVNRRRFLKTGGIMSAGTFISGGVQVHAMAERQEAPARPVAANDHLQIALIGAGGRGQSDTKTAAQVPGVKVRAVADCYDGRLAHAKELWGADIQTTRDYAEILARKDIDAVIIGTPDHWHMRAAVDAMSAGKDVYLEKPMIHLYSDGPKIIETAQRTGRILQVGSQRVSSMIYRKAKELLASGAIGKLNMVTAWWDRNSSIGAWNYSVPLDASTETCDWPRFLGTAPKIPWNPEHFFQWRKWKAYGSGEAGDLFVHLFSGTHFVAGVNGPTHAVATGGLRFWNDGRDVPDVLLGLFDYPEGFNLSLRVNFVDGGAESEGLVFTGSEGTMTIYGDGVGLSRVPREKEPGYSVNSFATGMQKEFLAAYRKKYPIMHPSGDIPLGEEKYIAPEGYNDTYDHLKNFFDAVRARRPVVEDPVFGFRAAGAALLSNLSYDRKAVVRWDPEKMKLLG, from the coding sequence ATGGCGGAAAAGGTGAATCGGAGAAGGTTTCTGAAAACGGGTGGCATCATGTCGGCGGGCACTTTCATCTCCGGCGGCGTGCAGGTCCACGCCATGGCCGAACGGCAGGAAGCACCGGCAAGGCCAGTGGCGGCCAACGATCATTTGCAGATTGCCTTGATTGGCGCCGGGGGCCGGGGGCAGTCGGACACGAAAACGGCCGCGCAGGTGCCGGGTGTGAAGGTGAGGGCCGTTGCGGACTGCTACGACGGGCGCCTCGCTCACGCCAAAGAGCTTTGGGGAGCCGACATTCAGACGACGCGCGATTATGCGGAAATTCTGGCACGCAAGGACATTGATGCCGTGATCATCGGCACGCCCGATCATTGGCACATGCGGGCGGCCGTCGATGCCATGAGCGCCGGCAAAGACGTCTATCTTGAAAAGCCCATGATCCATCTCTACTCCGATGGACCCAAAATCATCGAAACGGCGCAGCGCACCGGCCGCATCCTGCAGGTGGGCAGCCAGCGCGTCAGCTCCATGATTTACCGCAAGGCGAAGGAACTGCTGGCCTCAGGCGCCATCGGCAAATTGAACATGGTTACGGCCTGGTGGGACCGCAACTCTTCCATCGGCGCCTGGAATTATTCCGTTCCACTCGACGCCTCTACCGAAACTTGTGACTGGCCGCGCTTCCTCGGCACAGCGCCTAAAATTCCCTGGAACCCCGAACACTTTTTCCAGTGGCGCAAGTGGAAAGCCTATGGCTCGGGCGAAGCCGGAGACCTTTTCGTCCATCTGTTCAGCGGCACCCATTTTGTCGCGGGTGTCAACGGCCCCACGCACGCCGTGGCCACGGGCGGGCTTCGCTTCTGGAACGACGGCCGCGACGTGCCGGACGTGCTGCTGGGCCTGTTCGATTATCCTGAGGGCTTCAACCTGAGCCTGCGCGTCAACTTTGTCGATGGCGGCGCCGAAAGCGAGGGCCTGGTGTTTACGGGTTCGGAAGGCACCATGACCATATACGGAGATGGTGTCGGTCTCTCAAGGGTCCCGCGCGAGAAAGAGCCGGGCTACTCGGTGAATAGTTTCGCCACGGGCATGCAGAAGGAATTTCTGGCCGCCTACCGCAAGAAGTATCCCATCATGCATCCTTCAGGTGACATCCCGCTGGGCGAAGAAAAATACATCGCCCCCGAGGGCTACAACGACACCTACGACCACCTGAAGAATTTCTTCGACGCCGTCCGCGCCCGCCGCCCCGTGGTGGAAGACCCTGTCTTCGGATTCCGCGCCGCCGGGGCGGCCCTGCTCAGCAACCTCAGCTACGACCGCAAAGCCGTCGTCCGCTGGGACCCGGAAAAAATGAAGCTGCTGGGTTAA
- a CDS encoding DUF4160 domain-containing protein translates to MPTVKDLPGPYRFFFYSFDCNEPVHVHVQREKMVCKFWLEPVELARSRGFSEREISLIRQLIESNLSKIKKEWNEHCNPD, encoded by the coding sequence ATGCCCACGGTCAAAGATCTCCCTGGCCCATATAGATTTTTCTTTTATAGCTTCGATTGCAACGAACCGGTGCATGTTCACGTCCAACGTGAGAAAATGGTATGTAAGTTCTGGCTGGAGCCGGTTGAGCTCGCTCGGAGTCGCGGCTTCTCGGAACGGGAGATAAGCCTGATTCGACAGCTCATCGAATCGAATCTGAGCAAAATCAAGAAGGAATGGAATGAGCACTGCAACCCTGACTGA
- a CDS encoding DUF2442 domain-containing protein, with the protein MSTATLTEPRIVSVDVTSQAIVARLLDGRVVSVPLEWSWRLTKATPDQRKHWEIIGGGEGVHWPDVDEDISVEGMLRGVPAKRPSRAHDATPSYSGQMQITLGLDFVSADEPELLDAVRNAFPQHLRPRVYAKVLCSGMDTPLFVLGITALGWGGKRLLTPALDELGVYLQNAVRAFVGKRQQRLPGVRVDLSGENLEIEIKIDVETTALLGWAAPNERLSELRQLLVEAMKDAVVSEADRLFVAWNGQSEGWELQQVWPKDMDTTRVYYLRDDNTGTWVVKRIG; encoded by the coding sequence ATGAGCACTGCAACCCTGACTGAGCCTAGGATTGTTTCGGTTGACGTTACAAGCCAAGCTATTGTCGCTCGTCTCCTAGATGGCCGGGTGGTAAGTGTGCCGTTAGAATGGTCGTGGCGCCTGACGAAGGCAACGCCCGATCAGCGAAAGCATTGGGAAATCATCGGAGGCGGCGAGGGAGTTCACTGGCCGGATGTCGATGAGGATATCAGCGTCGAGGGCATGTTGAGAGGCGTCCCGGCAAAACGTCCTTCCCGAGCCCACGACGCTACACCGTCCTACTCGGGGCAGATGCAGATCACTTTAGGCCTCGATTTCGTCAGCGCCGACGAACCGGAACTTCTGGATGCGGTGCGTAATGCTTTTCCACAGCACCTCCGACCTCGCGTTTACGCCAAGGTCCTATGCTCCGGCATGGACACGCCTCTATTTGTGCTAGGGATTACGGCATTGGGGTGGGGCGGCAAAAGGCTCCTGACGCCCGCGCTGGACGAACTCGGCGTTTATCTCCAGAATGCTGTCAGGGCATTCGTCGGCAAGCGCCAACAACGACTACCAGGCGTCCGGGTAGACCTCAGCGGTGAGAACCTGGAAATCGAGATCAAAATCGACGTAGAAACCACCGCTCTTTTGGGATGGGCAGCCCCGAACGAAAGGCTTTCAGAGTTGAGGCAGCTTCTTGTCGAGGCTATGAAGGACGCTGTGGTTTCCGAGGCAGACAGACTTTTCGTAGCTTGGAACGGGCAATCCGAAGGCTGGGAGCTACAGCAGGTGTGGCCCAAAGACATGGACACCACACGGGTGTATTACCTCCGCGACGACAACACTGGCACATGGGTGGTCAAGCGAATTGGTTAA
- a CDS encoding glycoside hydrolase family 27 protein has protein sequence MSNPIRNLCVLLFAAVMVVGAGLLPSGDGRVAAGQKPKEPSAELAPTPPMGWNSYDSYGGDVNEQQVKANARYLADHLAVYGWKYAVVDYYWYYPSGRASGTPTMDEYGRLLPTTNRFPSAADRQGFKPLADYVHSLGLKFGIHIMRGIPRAAVEQNLPILGTKAHAKDVANLLNTCSWSQAMYGVDVSKPAGQAYYNSLAALYASWGVDFIKADDMSRASNPYGEVYHAPEIEALRAAMTRSGRPMVLSLSPGPTPLGQAAHVEKYSQMWRISDDMWDNWPEVRNQFGYCRLWAPHIGPNHWPDADMLPLGLLRLRGFDDGPRLSRLAHDEQITLMTLWSIFRSPLMMGGDLPTLDPFTRSLLTNQEVIAVDQHSSGNRLLFTRGNQIAWIADIPRTRQKYVALFNLGESPEEITVSWRELGLAGKMPVRDLWKKETLGSFDKQFSARIAPHGSGLYRVGTR, from the coding sequence ATGAGTAATCCAATTCGAAATCTCTGCGTCCTGCTGTTTGCTGCGGTTATGGTCGTCGGCGCGGGACTGCTGCCATCCGGTGATGGACGCGTTGCGGCAGGGCAGAAACCGAAGGAGCCTTCCGCCGAGCTCGCCCCCACGCCGCCCATGGGATGGAACAGCTATGATAGCTACGGCGGGGATGTCAACGAGCAGCAGGTGAAGGCCAATGCGCGCTACCTGGCGGACCATCTGGCGGTCTATGGCTGGAAGTACGCGGTTGTGGATTATTACTGGTACTATCCCAGCGGTCGCGCCAGCGGCACACCGACGATGGATGAATACGGCCGCCTGCTGCCCACAACCAATCGTTTCCCCTCCGCGGCAGATAGGCAGGGATTCAAGCCCCTTGCGGATTATGTTCATTCGCTGGGACTCAAGTTCGGCATCCACATCATGCGCGGCATCCCCCGCGCCGCCGTCGAGCAGAACCTTCCCATCCTCGGGACCAAAGCGCACGCCAAAGACGTTGCCAACCTGCTGAACACCTGCTCCTGGTCGCAAGCAATGTACGGGGTTGACGTTTCAAAACCTGCGGGTCAGGCCTACTACAATTCGCTCGCGGCACTTTACGCTTCGTGGGGTGTGGACTTCATCAAGGCAGACGATATGAGCCGCGCCAGCAATCCTTATGGGGAGGTGTACCATGCGCCGGAAATCGAGGCGCTTCGCGCGGCCATGACCCGCTCCGGCAGGCCCATGGTGCTGAGCCTTTCGCCCGGCCCTACGCCTCTGGGCCAGGCCGCACACGTGGAAAAATATTCGCAGATGTGGCGCATCTCCGACGACATGTGGGACAACTGGCCGGAAGTGCGAAACCAGTTCGGATACTGCCGACTCTGGGCGCCCCACATCGGGCCCAACCACTGGCCGGACGCCGATATGCTTCCTCTGGGGCTGCTGCGGCTGCGCGGCTTTGATGACGGCCCACGGCTGTCGCGACTGGCCCACGACGAACAGATCACGCTGATGACTCTCTGGTCGATATTCCGTTCACCGCTGATGATGGGCGGCGACCTGCCCACGCTCGATCCTTTTACCCGCTCCCTCCTGACCAATCAGGAGGTGATCGCGGTGGACCAGCATAGCTCCGGCAATCGCCTGCTGTTTACGCGCGGAAATCAGATTGCCTGGATTGCGGACATCCCTCGTACAAGACAGAAGTATGTTGCGCTTTTCAATCTGGGCGAGTCACCAGAGGAAATCACCGTGTCGTGGCGCGAATTGGGCCTGGCCGGAAAAATGCCCGTCCGCGACCTCTGGAAAAAGGAGACTCTGGGGAGCTTTGACAAGCAGTTCTCGGCCCGGATCGCCCCGCATGGCTCCGGCCTTTACCGAGTCGGGACACGGTGA
- a CDS encoding SGNH/GDSL hydrolase family protein, translating to MRLLWTLLALLLLQYFPLCTSLSAQLVQGFNPPTAGCCLTGAAEKLASELQDWNQLGRYHQDNLRLEAQPRVPGRVVFLGDSITDGWKLDRFFPGKPYVNRGISGQTTPQMLVRMYPDVIDLQPDVVILLAGTNDVAGNTGPETARMIEENYKAITELAEAHHIKVVLCSLTPVSDYTGHPQTARRPPAQILELNSWIKTYAARANATFADYYSALVDSKGMLKDGYSNDGLHPNDRGYALLAPVATAAIEKALHEK from the coding sequence ATGCGTCTGCTGTGGACACTTCTGGCATTACTGCTGCTCCAATACTTCCCGCTCTGCACAAGCCTTAGCGCCCAACTGGTGCAGGGTTTTAATCCGCCCACGGCAGGCTGCTGCCTGACGGGCGCCGCTGAGAAGCTCGCCAGCGAACTGCAGGACTGGAACCAGCTCGGCCGGTACCATCAGGACAACCTGCGCCTGGAAGCCCAGCCGCGCGTGCCAGGGCGCGTGGTGTTTCTGGGCGATTCCATCACGGATGGCTGGAAGCTGGATAGGTTCTTCCCCGGCAAGCCCTATGTCAACCGCGGCATCAGCGGCCAGACCACGCCCCAGATGCTGGTGCGGATGTATCCGGATGTCATTGACCTCCAGCCAGACGTGGTCATCCTGCTGGCCGGCACCAATGATGTGGCGGGCAACACCGGCCCTGAAACGGCCAGGATGATCGAAGAGAATTACAAAGCCATCACGGAGCTTGCAGAAGCGCACCACATCAAGGTGGTCCTCTGCTCGCTGACGCCAGTCAGCGATTACACCGGGCATCCGCAAACCGCGCGACGGCCTCCTGCACAGATTCTGGAATTGAACTCCTGGATCAAGACTTACGCCGCCCGGGCGAATGCCACTTTCGCGGATTACTATTCGGCGCTGGTGGACAGCAAGGGAATGTTGAAAGATGGCTACTCGAATGACGGCCTGCATCCGAATGACCGCGGCTATGCATTGCTCGCGCCTGTTGCCACTGCGGCCATTGAGAAAGCCTTACACGAAAAGTAG
- a CDS encoding site-2 protease family protein, producing the protein MFGRTFTLFRMFGFAVRVDASWLIIAVLITWSLAAMVFPRDQPGLSQGEYWLMGIAGAFLLFASIIVHEFAHSLVARRSGLAMKGITLFIFGGVAEMEREPSSAKAEFQMAIAGPLTSVILGGIFYALAVTMRGVWSVPVVEVFTYLYWINWVLAAFNMVPAFPLDGGRVLRSLLWYWKGNIWQATRIASAIGSGFGVLLIAYGVYRLLFFGDFIGAVWLFLIGMFLRSVAQGSYQQLIIQRMLEGESIRQFMNTNPVTVSPAISLQDLVDNYVYKYHYKMFPVVNESNRLLGCITTKEVKQVPRDEWAQNSVQAVMRATCAEDTVTTDTDAVKALAQMKKTQNSRLMVVDNGRLAGVLTLKDLLNFLSTKLELESGSSEIPSNFRV; encoded by the coding sequence ATGTTCGGACGAACTTTCACGTTGTTCAGAATGTTCGGCTTTGCGGTCCGCGTAGACGCCAGTTGGCTGATCATCGCCGTGCTGATCACCTGGTCCCTGGCGGCCATGGTTTTCCCCCGCGACCAGCCTGGCCTTTCCCAGGGCGAATACTGGTTGATGGGAATCGCGGGCGCCTTTCTGTTGTTTGCCTCGATCATCGTCCATGAATTTGCCCACTCGCTGGTGGCGCGAAGAAGCGGTCTGGCCATGAAGGGAATCACCCTCTTCATTTTTGGCGGGGTGGCGGAGATGGAGCGTGAGCCGTCCAGCGCCAAAGCGGAATTCCAGATGGCGATTGCGGGGCCGCTGACCAGCGTCATTTTGGGCGGCATCTTCTACGCCCTGGCCGTAACCATGCGCGGAGTCTGGTCGGTCCCCGTCGTGGAAGTGTTCACCTACCTCTATTGGATCAACTGGGTCCTGGCCGCGTTCAATATGGTTCCGGCATTTCCGCTGGACGGCGGACGCGTCCTGCGTTCGCTGCTGTGGTACTGGAAAGGCAACATCTGGCAGGCTACCCGGATTGCCAGCGCCATCGGGTCCGGGTTTGGAGTGTTGTTGATCGCTTACGGCGTGTACCGGCTGCTGTTTTTCGGAGACTTTATCGGAGCGGTCTGGCTGTTTCTGATTGGAATGTTTCTGCGGTCGGTCGCCCAGGGTTCTTACCAGCAGCTTATCATCCAGAGGATGCTGGAAGGCGAGTCCATCCGCCAGTTTATGAACACTAACCCCGTCACCGTGTCGCCCGCAATTTCGCTTCAAGACCTGGTTGACAATTATGTTTACAAGTACCACTACAAGATGTTTCCCGTGGTCAATGAATCCAATCGTCTGCTGGGCTGCATTACCACCAAAGAGGTGAAGCAGGTCCCTCGCGATGAGTGGGCGCAGAACAGTGTGCAGGCTGTGATGCGCGCCACCTGCGCCGAAGATACGGTGACGACTGACACGGATGCTGTCAAGGCCCTTGCCCAGATGAAGAAAACCCAGAACAGCCGATTGATGGTGGTTGATAACGGCCGCCTTGCCGGAGTCTTGACGCTGAAGGACCTGCTGAACTTCCTTTCCACCAAGCTTGAGTTGGAATCGGGATCATCGGAGATTCCTTCCAATTTCCGCGTGTGA
- a CDS encoding glycoside hydrolase family 36 protein: MGSRKSLYLSVILALAVLAGARLLLQAFPQASTRARSRTTRAAVSGPAGNGSAAWTVTASRDRRTLALAYGGATWVTGLRVEVTAGNPKLSSTAAGTTLVRAPSFQKSHWIFKVHGPVTYEIVLSRDGPGLDVSLSGFPSGGEAQAAIVAEIDGGADPIQARLRDPGDGVQQMTSGLTASTLNDCVYDRFRDQALQVFARKAAFSPVAKGFQVSASDALSAAPHCRFRVVERVLGSRLPFFAPLDKVKWPEVPVGWISWYQYFSHVNEKEIVENAQAVAKYYKPFGLKYCLVDAGWQAAGDGEKGSAIGGDWNAWNDKFPRGMKWLADQIHANGLYAGLWLSAFGNADEQFYEIHPDWFLHNASGSGKLGTWFGTYVADFSNPALKKYLYDTYRDHALNWGYDYFKLDGENATRDIWAENRARAYDPTLDANTAFRQALGLIRQAMDSKPGVFFSACGPAFPTEAIGIAQAGRLAGDVVGDGEPPSFRGVREALAGIRRGYYTHSIAWYGDPDALVVRPPLTLEEARTWTSILGLTGQVLMLGDDEVTLPPERRDMVRKIMPVADITPMDLYPFETDRPVWVLHLKRRFGSWAVAGLFNWDEGPDEMPVDMQPGALKILNRDDQLLGTSHEYGEQLAISSKLDNAEKQNQSMAVASVKPPGLRLLPLPSYLNPPAPRRIVLNFAKAGLETDHDYLLFDFWKQKFLGRVRGEYAVELPPHHCQVVSIRPDVGHPQLIGTDRHITMGGVEVANESWDSARRQLRINASLVQNYPTTLTIYTAGAALKSQRAAGARIAALARAGDTVRVTLVRPNNGEAELILTF, translated from the coding sequence ATGGGGTCCAGAAAATCTCTCTACTTGTCCGTTATCCTCGCATTAGCGGTACTTGCGGGGGCAAGACTTCTGCTCCAGGCATTTCCTCAAGCATCTACAAGGGCCCGGAGCCGGACCACCAGGGCTGCGGTGTCCGGTCCGGCAGGTAATGGATCCGCGGCCTGGACGGTCACTGCTTCCAGGGACCGCCGCACCCTTGCTCTGGCCTATGGTGGAGCTACCTGGGTGACCGGTTTGCGAGTGGAAGTAACCGCAGGCAATCCTAAGCTCAGTTCCACGGCGGCAGGAACCACGCTGGTTCGCGCGCCCTCCTTCCAGAAAAGCCATTGGATTTTCAAGGTGCATGGTCCGGTAACTTATGAGATTGTGCTCAGCCGCGATGGGCCAGGGCTGGACGTGTCCCTTTCCGGATTTCCGTCCGGAGGTGAGGCGCAGGCGGCGATTGTGGCGGAAATTGACGGAGGTGCTGACCCCATCCAGGCGCGGCTGCGCGACCCCGGCGATGGCGTTCAGCAGATGACCAGCGGGCTTACCGCCAGCACTCTCAACGATTGTGTTTATGACCGCTTTCGCGACCAGGCCCTCCAGGTCTTTGCCCGCAAGGCCGCCTTCAGTCCGGTTGCAAAGGGTTTCCAGGTTTCGGCTTCGGACGCCCTCAGCGCTGCTCCTCACTGCCGGTTCAGGGTGGTCGAGCGCGTTCTCGGAAGCAGGCTGCCTTTCTTTGCACCGCTCGACAAGGTGAAATGGCCGGAAGTTCCCGTGGGCTGGATTTCCTGGTACCAATATTTCTCCCACGTCAACGAGAAGGAAATCGTGGAGAATGCGCAGGCTGTCGCAAAGTATTACAAGCCGTTTGGCCTGAAGTACTGCCTGGTGGACGCCGGCTGGCAGGCTGCGGGCGATGGCGAAAAGGGATCGGCCATCGGCGGCGACTGGAACGCCTGGAACGACAAGTTTCCCCGCGGCATGAAGTGGCTGGCCGATCAGATCCACGCCAACGGTCTCTATGCTGGCCTCTGGCTCTCGGCCTTTGGAAACGCCGATGAGCAGTTCTATGAAATACACCCCGACTGGTTTCTGCACAACGCCAGCGGCAGCGGAAAGCTGGGCACATGGTTCGGCACTTACGTCGCCGATTTTTCAAATCCTGCCCTTAAAAAATACCTCTATGACACGTACCGCGACCACGCGCTCAACTGGGGGTACGACTACTTCAAGCTGGACGGCGAGAATGCCACGCGCGACATCTGGGCCGAAAACCGCGCTCGCGCCTATGATCCCACGCTGGATGCGAACACGGCGTTCCGCCAGGCGCTCGGCCTCATCCGCCAGGCCATGGACTCCAAGCCCGGAGTCTTTTTCTCTGCCTGTGGTCCTGCCTTTCCCACTGAAGCCATTGGGATTGCGCAGGCGGGGCGGTTGGCCGGCGACGTGGTGGGCGACGGGGAGCCGCCTTCATTCCGGGGGGTGCGCGAAGCTCTCGCCGGCATCCGGCGCGGCTACTACACGCACAGCATTGCCTGGTATGGCGATCCAGACGCGCTGGTCGTTCGTCCGCCGCTGACGCTCGAAGAAGCGCGCACCTGGACCTCCATCCTGGGCCTCACGGGACAGGTCTTGATGCTGGGTGATGACGAGGTGACCCTGCCGCCCGAGCGCCGGGACATGGTTCGAAAGATCATGCCCGTCGCGGACATCACGCCCATGGACCTCTATCCTTTTGAGACCGACCGCCCTGTCTGGGTTCTGCACCTCAAACGGCGGTTCGGTTCCTGGGCGGTGGCGGGATTGTTCAACTGGGACGAGGGACCTGATGAAATGCCGGTTGATATGCAGCCCGGTGCGCTAAAAATCCTGAACCGCGATGATCAACTGCTTGGGACCAGCCACGAATACGGAGAGCAGCTCGCAATTTCTTCGAAACTCGACAACGCAGAAAAACAGAACCAGAGCATGGCGGTCGCCTCGGTAAAGCCTCCTGGCCTGCGGCTTCTGCCCCTCCCGTCCTATCTGAATCCGCCAGCGCCGCGAAGGATTGTGCTCAACTTTGCCAAAGCAGGCCTCGAAACTGACCATGATTATCTGCTGTTTGACTTCTGGAAGCAGAAGTTCCTGGGCAGGGTGCGCGGGGAGTATGCAGTGGAGCTTCCGCCGCATCACTGCCAGGTGGTTTCCATCCGGCCCGACGTGGGCCACCCTCAACTGATCGGGACTGACCGGCACATCACCATGGGTGGAGTGGAGGTCGCAAACGAATCGTGGGACTCCGCAAGAAGACAGCTTCGAATCAACGCTTCTCTGGTGCAGAATTATCCCACCACCCTGACGATCTACACCGCGGGCGCAGCCCTCAAGTCCCAACGCGCGGCGGGCGCCCGGATCGCAGCTCTGGCACGCGCGGGCGATACCGTCCGGGTAACGCTCGTCCGGCCCAACAACGGCGAAGCCGAACTCATTCTGACCTTTTGA
- a CDS encoding ATP-binding protein, which translates to MQPEASVVEVILESNLANVERAEEAARSVAAKMGFDEEREFHVEMAVHEAVINAIHHGNKENPGKKVHIRFLVFPDRLEIHVRDEGQGFDPATLPDPLASENILSNSGRGIFLVRKFMDEFRVEKSPAGGTEVIMVKRLTVRIQSNQGGTGREHEGNGASG; encoded by the coding sequence ATGCAGCCTGAGGCCAGCGTCGTCGAGGTGATCCTCGAAAGCAATCTTGCGAATGTCGAGAGGGCCGAAGAAGCGGCCCGAAGCGTTGCTGCGAAAATGGGGTTCGATGAAGAACGCGAGTTCCATGTTGAGATGGCGGTACACGAAGCTGTTATTAACGCCATTCACCACGGCAACAAGGAAAATCCCGGCAAGAAGGTGCACATCAGGTTTCTGGTCTTCCCAGACCGGCTTGAAATTCATGTACGGGACGAAGGGCAGGGATTCGATCCCGCCACCCTCCCGGACCCTCTGGCCAGCGAGAATATTTTGAGCAATTCAGGAAGAGGAATCTTTCTGGTGCGCAAATTCATGGACGAATTCAGGGTTGAGAAGTCGCCTGCCGGAGGGACAGAGGTCATCATGGTAAAGCGTCTGACCGTTCGAATTCAGTCAAACCAAGGAGGAACAGGCCGTGAGCATGAAGGCAATGGTGCGTCAGGTTGA
- a CDS encoding STAS domain-containing protein has translation MSMKAMVRQVDSATVVDVSGRITLGEACKELREVIRGELGKGHKNLLLNLADVTYIDSSGIGELVSAFTAVSNQGGQLKLLHLTKKVHDLLQITKLYTVFDVHDDEADAISSFKTA, from the coding sequence GTGAGCATGAAGGCAATGGTGCGTCAGGTTGATTCTGCAACTGTCGTTGACGTCAGCGGGAGAATCACGCTCGGCGAGGCGTGCAAGGAACTGCGTGAAGTCATCCGCGGAGAGCTTGGCAAGGGTCATAAGAACCTCCTCTTGAACCTCGCCGACGTTACCTACATTGACAGTTCCGGAATTGGAGAATTGGTCAGCGCCTTTACGGCGGTTTCAAACCAGGGAGGACAACTGAAACTGCTCCACTTGACCAAGAAAGTACATGACTTGTTGCAGATTACGAAGCTTTACACCGTTTTCGACGTTCACGATGACGAAGCCGACGCCATCAGCAGCTTCAAAACGGCTTAG
- a CDS encoding FliA/WhiG family RNA polymerase sigma factor — protein MGTTPATARLQLKGFELSERNQMVMEQLPQVRFIAQKIHARLPHHIPLEDLVNTGVLGLIEALAKFDPKRNVQLQSYARYRIQGAILDSLREQDWSPRLLRQKGRQLEAAREKLQTQLGRAPSQTELADAMGVTDHQLQLLLRDLQGLEVASLQEPTSLEGHSLDEKMADTAEESPFVLCERAEMNGLLAKAMSKLPPRKRQALDLYYFKGLTMKETGNRMGVCESRVSQIHSSAVASLKARMKEVLIAQQREEECAGRQPLASPVTILPCDADQYHHRTASPELASTLSDIPTSVQRRRRAGSESRKPKRLSRATPKNARKRT, from the coding sequence GTGGGCACAACCCCCGCTACGGCCCGATTGCAGTTGAAAGGTTTCGAATTAAGTGAACGTAATCAGATGGTAATGGAGCAGCTTCCGCAGGTAAGGTTCATCGCTCAAAAAATCCATGCCAGGCTGCCGCATCACATCCCGCTGGAGGACCTTGTTAACACCGGCGTCCTGGGCCTGATCGAGGCCCTCGCAAAATTTGACCCCAAAAGGAACGTGCAATTACAGTCCTACGCCCGTTATCGCATCCAGGGAGCGATCCTTGACAGTCTCCGTGAGCAGGATTGGAGTCCGCGGCTGCTGCGGCAGAAAGGGCGTCAGCTTGAGGCGGCCAGAGAAAAGCTTCAAACTCAGCTGGGCCGGGCGCCCTCTCAGACGGAACTTGCCGACGCCATGGGAGTCACCGACCACCAGCTCCAGTTGCTGCTGCGGGACCTGCAAGGTCTGGAGGTTGCCAGCCTGCAGGAACCCACCTCTCTGGAAGGGCATTCCCTGGACGAAAAAATGGCGGATACCGCAGAGGAGAGCCCCTTCGTCCTCTGCGAAAGGGCCGAGATGAACGGTCTGCTGGCAAAGGCCATGTCCAAACTGCCTCCGCGAAAGCGGCAAGCACTCGACCTTTACTACTTCAAAGGTTTGACGATGAAGGAAACGGGCAATCGGATGGGCGTATGCGAATCCCGCGTTTCGCAAATCCATTCTTCCGCGGTCGCGTCGCTAAAAGCCAGGATGAAAGAGGTCCTTATTGCGCAACAGAGGGAAGAGGAATGCGCCGGCAGGCAGCCTTTGGCCAGTCCGGTTACCATTCTGCCCTGCGATGCAGACCAGTATCACCACCGGACGGCCTCTCCGGAGCTGGCCTCAACACTTTCCGATATTCCCACCTCTGTTCAACGGCGGCGACGCGCCGGGAGCGAATCCCGGAAGCCAAAGAGGCTGTCCCGCGCGACACCTAAAAATGCCAGAAAGAGAACTTAA